The Raphanus sativus cultivar WK10039 chromosome 2, ASM80110v3, whole genome shotgun sequence genome includes a region encoding these proteins:
- the LOC108839923 gene encoding cysteine-rich receptor-like protein kinase 43: MVTKNSQKSSSSNPRMTKPMNFFQNIIKPFKRTSNSGLEDDIERIAALDQKVFSFQVLLSATKDFNLTHKLGEGGFGPVFKGKLPDGRDVAVKKLSQASRQGKNEFVNEAKLLAKVQHRNVVNLWGYCTHGDDKLLVYEYVANESLDKVLFKSNRRSEIDWKQRFEIITGIARGLLYLHEDAPNCIIHRDIKAGNILLDEKWVPKIADFGMARLYQEDATHVNTRVAGTNGYMAPEYVMHGVLSVKADVFSFGVVVLELISGQKNSSFSMRHPDLTLLEWAYKLYKKGRTMEILDTEIAASADPEQVRLCVQIGLLCVQGDPHQRPAMRRVAMLLTRKPGHLEEPERPGVPGSRYGRRRHGPSVTTSSVGTLSTPGSSAGSFGSNLKTNTGSNTGSGGVTPASSRTPTRNHGTRSVGGARSSSDPHGKRPMSF; encoded by the exons ATGGTCACTAAGAACTCTCAGAAAAGTAGTAGTAGTAATCCGCGCATGACCAAGCCCATGAATTTCTTTCAGAACATCATCAAACCCTTCAAACGCACCTCCAATTCTG GTCTCGAAGACGACATCGAGAGAATCGCAGCTCTGGACCAGAAAGTTTTCTCCTTTCAAGTCTTACTCTCAGCCACCAAAGATTTTAACCTGACCCACAAACTCGGCGAAGGCGGATTCGGACCCGTCTTCAAG GGAAAGTTACCTGACGGGAGAGACGTAGCGGTGAAGAAGCTGTCTCAGGCTTCGAGGCAAGGGAAGAACGAGTTTGTCAACGAGGCTAAGCTGTTAGCTAAAGTCCAGCATCGGAACGTCGTTAACCTCTGGGGTTATTGCACACACGGAGATGATAAGCTTTTGGTCTATGAGTATGTCGCAAACGAGAGCCTTGACAAGGTCCTCTTCA AATCGAATAGGAGATCGGAGATAGATTGGAAGCAGAGGTTTGAGATCATAACAGGCATTGCTCGAGGACTGCTCTATCTCCACGAAGACGCACCGAACTGCATCATCCACAGGGACATCAAGGCCGGTAACATTCTTCTTGATGAGAAATGGGTTCCTAAGATTGCTGATTTTGGGATGGCCAGGCTCTATCAGGAAGACGCGACACACGTCAACACCCGCGTCGCTGGAACCAA tggcTATATGGCGCCGGAGTATGTAATGCACGGTGTTCTATCGGTAAAAGCAGATGTATTCAGCTTTGGGGTTGTGGTTCTGGAGCTCATTAGTGGCCAGAAGAACTCGAGTTTTAGTATGAGACACCCTGACCTGACTCTTCTTGAATGG GCATATAAGTTATACAAGAAAGGGAGGACGATGGAGATACTAGACACGGAGATAGCAGCATCTGCTGATCCGGAACAAGTGAGACTCTGCGTTCAGATAGGCCTTCTCTGTGTTCAAGGCGATCCTCACCAGAGACCAGCGATGAGACGAGTAGCTATGCTTCTCACGAGAAAACCAGGACATCTAGAAGAGCCAGAGCGTCCTGGTGTCCCCGGGTCTAGATACGGGCGTCGGAGGCATGGTCCTTCAGTAACAACATCCTCGGTTGGTACGTTATCGACACCGGGATCGAGTGCAGGTTCGTTTGGTTCGAACTTGAAGACGAACACTGGAAGCAACACAGGGAGTGGTGGAGTTACACCGGCTTCTTCTAGGACTCCGACTAGGAATCACGGCACGAGAAGTGTGGGTGGTGCGAGGTCTAGCTCAGACCCTCACGGGAAACGGCCTATGAGTTTTTAA